In Zingiber officinale cultivar Zhangliang chromosome 1A, Zo_v1.1, whole genome shotgun sequence, the DNA window TATAACCTTATTCTGAGTAAATTTAAGTCGGGGAACTACATTACTTTTTCAGGTCATTTATAGAAGAATCAAGGGCTGGTATCAAGATATCTCCTCAGGATAATAATGCCGGCCTAAATGATAGGCTAGTTACTTTGACGGGATCTTTTGAAGAACAAATGCGTGcaatctttttgatattgtcaagaTTAATAGAAGATGCTCACTATCCACAGACATTGAACTCACCTTACCAATATTCAGGTGTATCTGATTCTATCCGAGCGATGAGTCGATGGGCACTGGGGTATGGCGCTCTCCGTTGTCTTctactggtgatgtggatctccgacgaacctgcaaagaagctgagctgggaagggattcccggcgatgaccctccgacgttcaagtcaggaaGTGGAGAAGAGAGACAGAGTAACGCTACTGTAGCTATAGTGATAAAAATCGCATACCTCCGATGAA includes these proteins:
- the LOC121997090 gene encoding protein BTR1-like encodes the protein MESPKQHRDSSPDTAPRRSHPPRSPTAGDEEKQTHIRILVSNTAAGCIIGKGTSDRILLISGALGDVIKAMELVQEKLLSELEDGNDAEGRSKVRLIVPNSSCGALIGKGGSTIKSFIEESRAGIKISPQDNNAGLNDRLVTLTGSFEEQMRAIFLILSRLIEDAHYPQTLNSPYQYSGVSDSIRAMSRWALGYGALRCLLLVMWISDEPAKKLSWEGIPGDDPPTFKSGSGEERQSNATVAIVIKIAYLR